Below is a window of Plasmodium brasilianum strain Bolivian I chromosome 14, whole genome shotgun sequence DNA.
acattactttttttatattttctatacaTATTGAATTAACTATATGAACCATATTAACCACCTAAACCGCATTAGCAGCATTACGCACAATAACCACATCATCTACgttaattatacatatatatatatatatatatatatattttttttaatgatcaTAAGGCCAGTGAGCTTGTTGCCTAAGTCATAATCACGTactaatatattctttaaacATTCATACATCCGTTAATCCTTTAAATGGTAACAAAGGGaaggtgaaaaaaaaataaaaaataaaaaataaaaaaagcgCACTTATAAGAAATGAGTAAAGATTTAATAAATGGATCTATTCTTCACTGCTTAGAAACGGCAACATTAGGTATGCCACTAGAAGTATGGAAAACAAGAATGTGTATTTATAGAAATGAAAATACCGTTAAATcgtttataaatatttataataaaggGTTAGGACAATTTTATGCGGGTTTTTATGCAAAACTAGTAGAGAGTGGTAGTAAGGGAGCTGTTTTGTTATTATCAAAggaaaagataataaaattttgcaatgatttaaatattaataaaacaacaAGTGGATTTATTGGTGGAGCTTGTGGTGGTATCTGTCAATCACTAGTTATGTCTCCTTGtaccttttttataacagccagtattgataaaaaaataaactataaggaaaaacttttatatatttttaaaaatactgGCATTACTACTTTATATAAAGGTAATACTGCTATGTGCTTAAGACAAGGCACAAACTGGGCCAGTAGACAAGGCATAACAGAATTTATTAGAAATGTGTTCATTCAGTGTAAGGATAAAACAgcgaaaagaaataatagtaataatgaaaataataatgatgctAATAATATAAGTAATAGTGTAAACATTAGTTATAACaacagcaataataatagcaataaaaatgacaataataagtataataataattataataatggtgaacataataattatgataaaaataaatgtaataataaaaatgctataataaataaaagtggGCATATTAACAAAGTACAAACTGAAATGGATGCAAGTAAAGTCcatttaatgaataaaaataaaaacagctATTCTGATTTGAACACATCAGAAGAAATAATTTGTGGTGTTCTTGGTGGAGCGCTATCGGTTTGGAATAATCCATTTGATGTAGTCAGAGTGTACATGCAGAATAatgcaaataataatataaagttaACATTTTCTCAATCGTtgattaacatatataaagaagGGGGTGTTTTGTATCTATATAAAGGAGTCATACCTCGTTGCTTCTTATGCATTTGGCAAACCTTATTTATGGTCACTGgagttaaaattttaaataaatatttttaattatatttttttctactatatcttaaataaattaaaggaGGAATTAAGTTAAATGCACTCGTGAACATTTTTGCTTTTGcgctaatatatatgtagatgtTTATCATAACTCCTTGTTACTTCAAATATTGAGAAATTTTCAtgtataccttttttttttttttttttttttaaaacataagtCTATAATATTTCACTCTTGTTGATTTTGATATTTgcgttattattattattttcgcAAGGGCATAAAAATTTGCGTATCTTTACAAAGAAAAGGATTACACTTTAAAATTGATGTAAAGGTATCTATAAACAGCTTATAAAACTTTTCACGTTCAAAAATGCTTGTgtgaaataaagaaaaaaatacacaaaaaaaagattactTGCCCTTTTATATgcaatatataaatggacatattttttctttaaattaaaaggggtatatatatatgtatatacttccccctttttaaattatgcaGCTACTTAATTCCAACTTCACATCAATACGAAAATGCTACGAAACTTCAACCCTACCGCTTTTATCACCTTCGTGAtctgttttaaaaaaattcttcaTTTCGTAAaacctttttctttttatttcatatgtaattttttttaaaagattgAAATTTTTGCGATCCTTTTCGGCATAAATGTCTTTTATGGGTGgaccaattttttttttttgcatgaaCAATTCATAATTGTTTTGTTCTttcaacatatttttattaaccgGTTCAGGCATTGCACAGCCGGAAATTTTAGATATTCTTACACACTCTCCATTCATCATATACCTTCTTTTAACTACTGTAggctttttatttattggaTCGAGTATAGAAACATTTGTTATATGAATAGGCATTTCTTGTGTTATAATTGATCCTTTTTTGTCTATAACATTCCAAGCtgattttttcatattacaTCCATCAACAAttactgtatttttttttgggttaatatttaatattatgcCTTCTTTATCTTTGTCTGGTCCATATAAGACTTTAACTAAATCACCTACTTcgatatttaaatattttgataaatcTAATCTTTTCGGTTGATTTTGTTCTCGTAAGGGAAAAGGAATACTTAATTCCTTGCTCATTTCCAAAAAATCaagtttataatattttctttttcttttatcaaGTTTTTTGGCTTGAACGAAATATTTTACGTACCTcgacatttttatttttttgctcttttttaaatattaaggTTGTTATTATACGTACAagagcatatatatatatctatatatatatatatatatcacgtACGGATGTTTCCTTTGTTAGCTTAATGTCATTTGTTCCATTCGTTTGCttcatttcattaatttatatcattcacttttttcatttcaattacttcatattatttcattttatatgtttcacatcatttcattcattttatatgtttcacatcatttcattcattttatttgtttcacatcattttatttgtttcatatcatttcattttatatgtttcacatcatttcattcattttatttgtttaattccattccatttcatttttttttcttttttattacataatttgTGCACTTTTAAATTATGCTTACGACTGCATATATGAGTATCccatattcattattattttcgttttaaaatttgcgcataaaaaaattgtaacgTACATTTCTTAAGCTCCATTGTTCGCCAGCTATTTTTTACACGTACATGAatgcatgtacgtatgtgtaaacatatacatacatatatatatatatatatatatataatatatatatatatatataagaattacCAACGTAAATTTGTTTACtttatgtgtttatatataattatatatatatatatatatatatatgccaaCGGCTGAACATTTATTTGTACgtacataatttattctattatattaGAAAACATAGTACGCGTGTGACTATGTTATCTATTTTATACTGTACATATTTTAGCCCCAAAAGTGGCAGTACTATTTTACACATAAGGTAGGGAgagtaagaaaaaaatatattgaaaataaggAGGGCTAGAAAAGGTAACGTTGGACGTATAGAGAAGCATAAGTCCGtaacttatataaatatatatacacacatatttatGCGTATGGCCTACATATAAGAAGGGCATGTAGCCCCTTTTGAATACTAAAAGTGGAACAAAGTAGCTATTTGAAAATTGCAATATATCCAttaactattttatttaaattaaaattttaaaaaataaacattagagaattttttttttttttttttttttaataatttctaaACGTAAGAAcatagaataatatatattactaaatACGAATTCATAAGCATTTGTATAAGTATAGatgattaaatatataaattgtatacatacatatatatatatatatatatacatacatatatatatatatatatatatatatatatatatatatatatatatataatatatatataggtatagTTACATGtgtccatatatatatggatagaTGTTTCTATtcctatttttctttttttattaggtatataattatagatTTATACGTATCGATATATTcgcatacatttatacgcatatatgtatacatatatatatgtatatgtatgtacgatTCTCCCGTTTGAGAAAAACGAAAACGCCTGAAATATGGTGAGGCCCATTGTATTTAATGGCAGTGTAAAAATTGACGAAAGTGTCGACAAGTATGACATAAAAAGAGTTGGCGACAGTGACTCCttatcaaatataaaagaaaaagatattattAGAAATGCTGAGGAGAGTGAAAGAAACATTTCAAATTTAAGCATAGAAACAATGAACAACGGTTTGATGAAAAGTGAAAAGAAGGTGGTACATCATCACCCACCTGTAGGAAGTAGAAGCAACaacagtaataattataatgataatatttataattgtaattataataataatgctaCCGATGAGAGTCGAGGCAAAAAGTACCGCTTAAGGCAGACAACTATTGATGTTACTCTCAACACAGGTAGTAACATCCTCTCCATTAGTAGCTCTGGGAATGTGAAAAGTGAGCATAGAAAAGATAACAATGAAGggaattctttattttactctaataaatgtaaaaaggtGCACTACAGTGAAAATAGTAGTAACGACGTTaagaaacaaagaaaaagtCGCTTGAACGAGGGATGCGAAGGGGAGAAGATGGAAGTACACGAAAAGGTAAATGAAGAAGATGAAGACGAAGATGAAGACGAACATGAAGACGAAGATGAAGACGAACATGAAGACGAACacgaagaagaaaaagataaagatgAACATAAAGAAGAAGGAGGTATgcaaaataacaaatgtaACGAATATTTTGATCGAGATAACAATGTGAGGGCAGGTAGCAACCCcgaaatagtaaaaaagcaaatttctgatataagtaataatatttacaatatattacTTGCATCAAATATACCCAAAAacgatattttaaaaagaacaTACAGAAGATTTGccaaaacatttttattcttaactGAAGGTTACATAGCcgatatagaaaaattaattgaaaaatctatatataaaagaaaatataaaaataaatccgtaataaaaataacaagtaTTCGTGTATACTCGTTATGTAAACATCATTTACTACCATTTGAAGGAAACTGTGATATTGAATATGTaccaaataaatatattttaggaTTATCCAAGTTTTCTAGAATAGTTGATGTTTTTTCTAGAAGACTACAGTTACAAGAAGATCTGACCAATGATATTTGCAGTGctttaaagaaatatttaaaaccTTTAAGTATTCATGTTACTATCGTAGCTAAACATATGTGTGTTAGTATGCGTGGAGTGAAGGAACATGATGCAAGGACCGTCACTCAAGCATATTATCAAAGTAAAAATAGCACTaatgttaaaaatgtaaatataaacaattctGCTAAAAAGGAGAGTAATGCTACCTGCGACGACATTACcaaggaaaattaaaaagaatatgtattaacatataattaacTTTTACCTCGTGCACATGCccctcatatatatatatatatatatatatatatatatatatatatatacgtacgtatatatgtgtatggaGAATTACCGGCAATCATAATTATAgctaaaaaattttcctctTTGTTTAACGCGCGGATTTACAAATACGcacaatatttttcattataaattattcctTCATAAAAGTAAAGCCGCTTATCCTTTTCCTtgtccctttttttttttttttttgtttttatttctaatatatttttttgttaaaaattaaatttatttgtcTCAGtagaaaaaggtaaaaagaaaaacatatatgcattcacatatacatatatatatatttaaaacaacacgtcgtttattaaaaaaaaaaaggaattaaaaatgtggagttaaaaagtacataaaatgtaataacataacatacatacatttatatataggtttatacacatatatatacatatatatatgtataccaAACTtcaaattacataaaaaaaaaaatgcacatacatatacgtacacacaTAGGTTGACATGTATGtacaaacaaaatttttatagcGTGCTTTAAAAGTTATGgctgaatttttaaaaaattgtgtaAAATTAAAGTACAAATAGAAGAAGTCGTCTTTTAAGGACTGTGCATAGAGTTCCTTGAAATCGTAGACATGTGCGTACTAAATGTTAACGACGTTCACATTGTTCGTAAATAGGCATTTATATtgcttcattttgttttactttgttttatttcgttttgttttgcttatttcacttaattttttggCGCGTATTCAATGACAAAATTTGAGTTATTCCCTTGGTTTACTGAATTAAGTGCGTAAGTTTATTAAAGTACCATATTATGTTGTTTGGTTTTATATCAATTAACTTATATACCCAAGATCCttttattgttactactTCGATAATTAATGTTTCCCTTTTATCACTCtcccccctttttttttttttcttcccctTATGTCTCGTCCATCTATTTTCCCTTTGCTAATCATCTAAAGAAATGTGTGTCAAGTTGATGCAGTTTATATTCCCACATGCCATTGTAAAAgctttttttggttttttcTGTAACTCCTGAAAACTAGCTTCATCTGTAACGATTtgaagataaatataatgaaatgtaATGTGCAGTATAATATTCTCATATATGGTGAAGAGTATCCATACGCGctcatgcatatatatatacacatgtacatatatacacatgtacatatatacacacatacatatatacacatatacatatatacacatatacatatatacacatatacatatatacatatatacatatatacatatatacacatatacatatatatatgcatatatatatgcatatatacatatgtgtacattttttacGGAAAAATATGATACACTAAACTTGGTAGTGCTTGTATACACACAATATgcgcataaatatataaaaaaagagataaacctgcataaagaaatataaggACCCTGTTAACATAAGTAATCGTTTCGACATTGTCATTCCCCTTTTTAACTGATATGATTGGAAagttatcatttttatttttatctccATACCAAAAAACGCATGCGTAATCATCTCCTAAAATTGGGTCgtcattttttgtaataccACTGGCAATTTTacctataaaaaaaaaaaaaaaaaaaaaaaatgcacttTGATTTTGTTACTATTGTGTGTGCTATTGCTCGTTCGTACGGAAAGCCCACACAAGAACACCTACacgtatacatacgtatatgcatTCACGCAAACATATGGGTGCATGTGATGGAATGCCTGTGTATAAATGTACTTGTTTTTTCTCTTTgaacaattatttttaagttaatttttgattttattcTACATGCAATTATCATAAATATGAAGCTCTTATCAAATATAAGTCCCTTATCAATATAAACTTCTCATGAATATTAAACTTTTGtcattttgtcttttttagTACATAGAATGTTTTGAAGTTGCTGTGAGTCTTTCCAGTATTCTTTGGCCCTTGGATGAACATAATTTTCCCAAGCTCTGCATAAAAGTAGAATTTCATTTGTCGatcttttttctatttcttctcCTACTTTTGATACTACTTGGGATACATTATTACTGCTGCTATTCTatatagaaattttaaaacaggagatacgtacataaatatatgcgtatgtatttatatatatgtatatgtagatgtatatgtatatgcattcTTTTTAAACATATGAGCATACTTGCGCACACCTGCACATACCTGTGCACATTTATAAGTACAAATTTATGTGTATAGATTGcgttgttttattttattctatttcgttttgcaattttttttttttttaatgttacaTCATATGTTACGTTCGAgctctttttttcatctttttcgGGTGGTTTTTCACCATATATAAAACCTAAAATGAAATCGAAAGGGGATATTGAGCAATACTGACAGTTGAATatatccattttattttataaccAAGGGGGgaagtatttaaaaatttacaaatttaaaaaaaataaaaaaaaaaaagaaggaaaatattCACGTTCAAAATGAGTGTACACTTTGTATACATACAggtatatgcgtatatatacatgtatatacatatatatatatgtatatgcaaacacatgcatatatatatatgcatatatgtacatgtagcCATGTATGCAGCCGATTTGTCTATGCTTGCGTACatgctttttttaaaaggtaaattttaaaagaattaaaattatttttttatataataaattagaaaaaaaaaaaaaaaaaaaaaaaaggtaaacgttttttgcttttttttttttttttaaataaatatataaatataaatatatataaatatatatatatacatatatatctttctttttttttttatatttttagtgGTATTTTATTGCATACTTAACGATGTTTAACGGTTTATTGCTTAGACCTCTACtgaatattaaattatgcaTTTCTATTTTGTTAAGAATGCGAAAATTAGCACCGTTTCTTTTCATCCTTTAGAAAAAAACTGCTTAATTTTGATTGTCTTATAAGTCAGTTTTTGGCGCATACGTACAATTACgtacgcatatatgtatacatacaccTATTGATTTACCATAATACGCATTTAcgaataatatgtatatacaaacatgtatgcacatacatgtacacatgtgtacaatgcaatatttttatgaacaccCCCCCCATATTTGGAGTAAACGTTATAagaggaaaaacaaaaattagcGTTAAGGATGACcataataaagaataaaattgaaCAGTTCAGGGTATATGTATCAAACTGTATATCTCTTTAATGCTTAAGGGGAAATTTGTTTAGTTTCCCCAgacatacacaaatatatatatacataaacatgtacatatgtaaacatgtacatatatatacattcacaTTCTTACGTATCATacgaattttaaaattttgcttTACAATTCGACAAGGAACATATTGCACATTAACAGACAAGTGTacagaaataaaaacaattcaACTTATGATTTAATTAAATCCAAAAGGAGTcgtataatattatgttaatttattttatttggatagttattaaaattatttacttgGGTTTTGTTGTTCTTAATGTTAAACAAAGCTTGATAAGCCGTTCAAAAATGGGAGAATAAaacatagaaaaataaaacataataaagcATAATAAAGCATAATAAAGCATAATAAAGCATAATAAAGcataataaagcaaaataaagcaaaataaagcaaaataaagcgAAATATAGCATAATAAAGCGAAATATAGCATAATAAAGCGAAATATAGCATAATAAAGCGAAATATAGCATAATAAAGCGAAATATAGCATAATAAAGCGAAATATAGCATAATAAAGCGAAATATAGCATAATAAAGCGAAATATAGCATAATAAAGCAAAGTAAAACACgacaaaataagaaaaaacaaaataaacaaaattgaTATTTGTGGTTTGtatgaaaagaataaattgcATGGTGGGGGATGCAGGACCAAAATAAGTTTCTCtaaaaatagtattattaCACAATTAAACGAAGAGAACAAAggatgtaataaaatatagtaaataatGGCTGTTACCTATCTCCTTTATATCTTGTATTTTGAACGCATGTATTAAAATTGATAAAGACCAAAAGGAATGTTTTTCCATTATATgaattgttttaaaatagtaAGTTGGCACTGTTATTTCTTCAAAATTTGCATGTACTATTGTGATTAAGAAACCTAAAAAtagtttaatattatttagagaggattcttttatattctcACTTGATATAGTAAAACAGTTAAGCCCCACATAAATACGCATGTATCAGTGTGATATACACACATAAGTATTAGCATAGTAATATAAACATTAACGTAATGATTATTATACTCTTCTCTAACTcctatttcatttttaaattaggaaaaaaaatgctcTGCCTTTTTTGCAAATTgaaatattgtta
It encodes the following:
- a CDS encoding citrate/oxoglutarate carrier protein, whose amino-acid sequence is MSKDLINGSILHCLETATLGMPLEVWKTRMCIYRNENTVKSFINIYNKGLGQFYAGFYAKLVESGSKGAVLLLSKEKIIKFCNDLNINKTTSGFIGGACGGICQSLVMSPCTFFITASIDKKINYKEKLLYIFKNTGITTLYKGNTAMCLRQGTNWASRQGITEFIRNVFIQCKDKTAKRNNSNNENNNDANNISNSVNISYNNSNNNSNKNDNNKYNNNYNNGEHNNYDKNKCNNKNAIINKSGHINKVQTEMDASKVHLMNKNKNSYSDLNTSEEIICGVLGGALSVWNNPFDVVRVYMQNNANNNIKLTFSQSLINIYKEGGVLYLYKGVIPRCFLCIWQTLFMVTGVKILNKYF
- a CDS encoding 50S ribosomal protein L24, whose translation is MSRYVKYFVQAKKLDKRKRKYYKLDFLEMSKELSIPFPLREQNQPKRLDLSKYLNIEVGDLVKVLYGPDKDKEGIILNINPKKNTVIVDGCNMKKSAWNVIDKKGSIITQEMPIHITNVSILDPINKKPTVVKRRYMMNGECVRISKISGCAMPEPVNKNMLKEQNNYELFMQKKKIGPPIKDIYAEKDRKNFNLLKKITYEIKRKRFYEMKNFFKTDHEGDKSGRVEVS
- a CDS encoding GTP cyclohydrolase 1, which translates into the protein MVRPIVFNGSVKIDESVDKYDIKRVGDSDSLSNIKEKDIIRNAEESERNISNLSIETMNNGLMKSEKKVVHHHPPVGSRSNNSNNYNDNIYNCNYNNNATDESRGKKYRLRQTTIDVTLNTGSNILSISSSGNVKSEHRKDNNEGNSLFYSNKCKKVHYSENSSNDVKKQRKSRLNEGCEGEKMEVHEKVNEEDEDEDEDEHEDEDEDEHEDEHEEEKDKDEHKEEGGMQNNKCNEYFDRDNNVRAGSNPEIVKKQISDISNNIYNILLASNIPKNDILKRTYRRFAKTFLFLTEGYIADIEKLIEKSIYKRKYKNKSVIKITSIRVYSLCKHHLLPFEGNCDIEYVPNKYILGLSKFSRIVDVFSRRLQLQEDLTNDICSALKKYLKPLSIHVTIVAKHMCVSMRGVKEHDARTVTQAYYQSKNSTNVKNVNINNSAKKESNATCDDITKEN